One genomic region from Sphingobacterium sp. UGAL515B_05 encodes:
- a CDS encoding BamA/TamA family outer membrane protein yields MRKGVIMQTKLKYIVGIVSCAAFIASCSSTKNLKEGESLYVKGNVIVDSDTISKENKEKIATHLEAALMPKPNKRLAGVPFKLYFNNMAGDSVGNNIIKKFFKKIGEKPVLLSDVNREYNENLLRNRLENFGFFNAEVKSDTLVENKKATVNYTAKPNFIYRIRSVQFDIDSTTQLGKDIRSSSDKSLLQVGKNYSLDVILNERDRIDNDLKNKGYYYFSPDYILVQVDSSHRNNKVDMYVTVKKETPAQARVPSKINKIYIYPNYTETSSGYQRSTRNAELYDSSYYFIDRQHLYRKPVIANHIFFHPGDVYNRNAHNQTISHLVNLNSWKFVKNNFVDSKEVPNALDVYYYLTPLPKKSLRVELLGKMASVYNGTEVNVNWTLRNAFKGAEQLSFNVFGGYETQTGGSADLNSSYYRYGMEATLTFPRILSPFGRISPTRRFIPKTYVKGRYEFLNRRKAYTLNSIALDYGYIWQESEEKQHDLALMEITYVQPKGISENYQKQMDTIPALRHAIDPQFTIGPNYNFTFQNTMKQHLKNTFYFKGNLDLSGNILGLIKGADFNKGKTFKLFDAYFSQYIKISGDGRHYLKLSENSQLASRVSLGLSYSYGNSRSLPYLKQYYVGGPNSIRAFGARAIGPGTVAPEKLSNGLFYADQTGDIKLELNTEYRAKLAGFVHWAAFIDAGNVWLQRDDVNKPGGKFSKNFLNELAVGGGAGLRFDFTFLIIRTDMSIPFRIPYLPKGERWVFKDIDFGSSKWRKDNLMFNLAIGYPF; encoded by the coding sequence ATGAGGAAAGGAGTTATCATGCAAACTAAACTAAAATATATTGTTGGAATAGTTTCATGCGCTGCATTTATAGCATCCTGTTCGTCAACCAAGAATCTGAAAGAAGGGGAAAGCTTATATGTCAAAGGCAATGTGATAGTCGATTCGGACACGATTTCCAAAGAAAATAAGGAGAAGATTGCGACCCATTTAGAAGCGGCATTGATGCCAAAGCCCAATAAACGTTTAGCTGGCGTACCATTTAAGTTGTACTTCAACAATATGGCCGGCGATTCTGTAGGGAATAATATCATTAAAAAATTTTTCAAGAAAATTGGTGAGAAACCGGTATTGTTGAGCGATGTCAATCGCGAGTATAATGAGAATCTACTGCGCAATCGTCTGGAGAATTTTGGTTTCTTTAATGCTGAAGTAAAATCCGACACTTTGGTTGAAAACAAAAAAGCAACGGTTAATTATACAGCCAAGCCAAATTTTATCTACCGAATAAGATCTGTTCAATTTGATATTGACAGCACAACGCAGCTGGGTAAAGATATTCGTTCGAGCTCCGATAAAAGTCTCTTACAGGTGGGCAAAAATTATAGCCTTGATGTTATCCTAAATGAGCGTGACCGCATCGACAATGACCTCAAAAATAAAGGATATTATTATTTCAGCCCTGATTACATCCTGGTTCAGGTAGACAGTTCACACCGGAACAACAAGGTCGACATGTATGTTACTGTAAAGAAGGAAACACCGGCACAGGCGAGGGTACCTTCAAAGATTAATAAAATCTACATTTACCCGAACTACACGGAAACAAGCTCTGGCTATCAGCGATCCACCCGTAACGCGGAACTATATGATAGCAGCTACTATTTTATAGACCGCCAGCATCTTTATAGAAAGCCTGTTATCGCGAATCATATCTTCTTTCATCCCGGCGATGTCTACAACCGTAATGCCCACAACCAAACCATCAGCCATCTGGTGAATCTCAATAGCTGGAAATTTGTCAAAAACAACTTTGTTGACAGCAAAGAAGTTCCCAACGCACTTGACGTCTACTACTACTTAACCCCGTTGCCAAAAAAATCACTCCGCGTGGAACTATTGGGAAAAATGGCTTCGGTATACAATGGTACAGAAGTTAATGTCAACTGGACTTTACGCAATGCATTTAAAGGCGCAGAGCAGTTAAGTTTTAATGTATTCGGTGGTTATGAAACCCAGACCGGTGGATCGGCCGACCTCAACTCGAGTTATTACCGTTACGGGATGGAGGCTACACTGACCTTTCCGCGGATATTGTCCCCTTTTGGAAGGATTTCTCCTACGCGCCGTTTTATTCCGAAGACTTACGTCAAAGGCCGCTATGAATTTTTAAATCGCCGCAAAGCATATACCTTAAATTCCATCGCATTGGATTACGGTTACATCTGGCAGGAGTCTGAGGAGAAGCAGCACGATCTTGCTTTAATGGAGATTACCTATGTTCAGCCTAAAGGTATTTCTGAAAACTACCAAAAACAAATGGATACTATTCCGGCGTTAAGGCATGCAATAGATCCACAATTTACGATCGGCCCAAATTATAACTTCACGTTTCAAAACACGATGAAGCAGCATTTGAAAAATACATTTTATTTCAAAGGCAACCTGGACCTCTCGGGGAACATACTCGGTTTGATAAAAGGAGCAGATTTCAATAAAGGGAAAACGTTCAAATTGTTCGATGCTTATTTCTCCCAATACATCAAGATCAGTGGCGATGGCAGACACTATCTCAAATTGTCGGAGAATTCGCAGCTTGCCTCACGGGTCAGTTTAGGATTAAGCTATTCCTATGGTAACTCGCGGTCACTTCCTTATTTAAAACAATATTATGTAGGTGGGCCTAACAGTATCCGGGCATTTGGTGCTCGTGCAATTGGACCGGGAACAGTTGCCCCTGAAAAATTAAGCAACGGCCTCTTCTATGCCGATCAGACCGGTGATATCAAATTGGAACTTAACACAGAATACAGAGCTAAATTAGCAGGCTTTGTTCATTGGGCAGCATTCATAGATGCCGGGAATGTGTGGTTGCAACGGGATGACGTCAACAAGCCGGGCGGTAAGTTCAGCAAGAACTTTTTAAATGAATTAGCCGTCGGCGGTGGAGCTGGATTACGCTTCGACTTTACGTTTTTGATCATTCGTACAGATATGTCAATACCTTTCCGCATTCCCTATCTTCCAAAAGGAGAACGTTGGGTATTTAAGGATATCGACTTTGGAAGTTCAAAATGGAGAAAGGATAATTTGATGTTCAACCTAGC
- a CDS encoding translocation/assembly module TamB domain-containing protein, with protein MNRFTRIAFKTILWIIGVIIALAILIVFLIRIPAVQNYIAGKVTHYVEGKIGTPVKIGYINIDFPKKLVLEDIYLADQSKDTLVAGKSIAVDINMLKLLKNTVEIQSIEAEGITAKIRRTLPDSSFNFDYIVKAFASQKESKPTADSSSALLFNLDKVKFDKFHIVYADDVIGTSADVYLNSLNTNIKKFDLTKNMAFNLPKVKIDGLSATVKQWRPVVDGTAPTVKDFGITDKTAQVTTLLPDVGIQIADLTNILVRYEDQSSLLNTKFYIKNLHADINKIDLNKELVDIQTINLDGSDNNVLFGKIQKKVNTGAKNTADTTKINWVVSAKDIQINNTSLAYRDDNQARMKGFDYFNIKIPGMKTSLNDLYYSADSISGSLKELVASDHSGFMIKQLKGDFKYTNTGAEIKNLYAETPRTLLRDYLKVTYPSLDIIAKKPELIYVNATIKKSHVDMRDIYYFAPFLDTMQVMKPLMDKKFNIDGRVVGKVNDLNIPAIDFQTLSNTRVIASLHLKGLPNVDKMSMDLNLKKLTTGRSDIEKLVSKKMLPSGIELPNTIGLTGTFRGGMNAFNTNLSLVTEKGTAKFNGKVGMIGRDTTYDAFVSIRDFDIGKIMKMDSTLGILSFEGKIKGHGTDPKKLVANFDGKVNRMDAMGYRYQNIDMNLTADNGDIKASIVSPDPNIQLKLNATANMKSKYPQVDFELMVDTINFKNLKLMDDEFKYHGKLVGNFSSADPNFLNGEAHITNSSIVYNDAYYSLDSISLIAKADTSRNLLLLKSDFLNAHLVGKYKILELQNAVQDILQVYYQPGKAVKVPKYEPQNIEFSAQLTRTKFIKDFLPELTEMSDITLDGMFNSQSKTILAKLDAPKIIYNGTEINNVTLDINTLDSTLYYSALINKIKVSNIELVNTVFSGKVIQNNLDFGLWIKDKKEKEQYHLGANMRVDNGAFVFSLLQDGLMLNYDKWTINPNNVLKFGSTGIQANDFILSNKGQELSISSQDSVLNSPLNIAFKNFRIETLSKMLESETVDLGGGINGQATISRLESSPVFVSDLVIDKFYIGKDTVGNVNIKVNNEKENTYNANISISENGNNVVLSGDFINPPQGEASLDFTLDIAPLSMQTVQAFSLGYLKDSKGNLEGQLKITGSPSKPLINGDVKFKDAQFNIAMLNALFKAKDETIHLDERGITFPKFALEDKKGNIAKVTGSIETKTYTDFDFNLNINTDNFEVLNSTQSDNDMFYGKMYLTSNLRIRGNLDKPIVDGTIKVLDDTDFTFVMPNEDPGMADRKGVVEFVDKSDTTRANVFAKLDSMTVTRLTGIDVDLNLQTDKDAKFKILLDAGSQDALNIQGEAELNAGIDASSKITLSGTFTVDKGSYSFSFGPVKKDFTFRKGSTITWNGDPLDAQLNITAAYTTKAPTLELVATQLGSENANLYKQRIPFNVLLKITDKLFQPQLNFDIDLDENNSVVSQDVISKVNNALTTLRENPSELNKQVFSLIVLGRFMSTNPFESLSGGGGTEAIVRNSISSFLSGQLNRLASELITGVELDFNLTSEEDYATGAGQTRTDLNIGVSKMLLNDRLKITVGSNFEVEGNTRPGETANNIAGDIQLDYQLSQDGRYFARVYRKNQYQVTLQGQYVETGIGFIINMDYNRFKEIWMSSKKLKEYYDTNSKGFRKRFDVERMETDSVYRDSVRTVIRDSLMTHSPEYRKRMEEREKEKRKQQLDSTKRTPKSDSPKSNIDTIRTTAIKNEDEERSYHAN; from the coding sequence TTGAACAGATTTACCCGAATTGCTTTCAAAACAATATTGTGGATTATTGGAGTAATAATTGCGCTGGCTATTTTAATCGTATTTTTAATCAGAATACCCGCCGTTCAGAATTATATTGCTGGAAAAGTAACACACTATGTCGAAGGTAAGATTGGTACCCCCGTCAAAATTGGCTACATTAATATTGATTTCCCTAAAAAGCTGGTTTTAGAGGACATCTATTTAGCTGACCAAAGCAAGGATACGTTAGTGGCAGGAAAAAGCATAGCTGTCGATATCAATATGCTAAAACTTCTGAAAAATACCGTTGAAATTCAGAGCATTGAAGCAGAAGGAATCACCGCAAAAATCCGCCGTACATTGCCGGACAGTTCATTCAACTTTGATTATATTGTTAAAGCTTTCGCTTCTCAAAAGGAAAGCAAACCAACTGCAGACAGCAGTTCAGCCCTTCTATTTAATCTCGATAAAGTCAAATTTGATAAATTTCATATTGTCTATGCCGATGATGTTATTGGAACGAGTGCTGATGTTTATCTGAACAGCCTAAATACCAACATCAAGAAGTTCGACCTCACAAAAAACATGGCCTTCAATCTGCCCAAAGTGAAGATAGATGGTCTAAGTGCTACAGTGAAACAATGGCGACCAGTTGTTGATGGCACGGCACCCACGGTCAAAGATTTTGGCATTACAGATAAAACGGCACAAGTAACCACCTTGCTTCCCGATGTCGGTATACAGATTGCTGACCTGACCAATATCTTAGTGCGCTATGAGGATCAATCCAGTCTGCTGAATACAAAATTTTATATCAAAAATCTTCATGCAGACATTAACAAGATCGACCTTAATAAAGAACTTGTCGATATTCAAACGATCAATCTTGACGGTTCGGACAATAATGTGCTCTTTGGAAAGATCCAGAAAAAAGTAAACACAGGAGCGAAAAACACCGCGGATACTACCAAAATAAACTGGGTTGTCTCAGCCAAAGATATCCAAATCAACAATACAAGCTTAGCGTATAGAGACGACAATCAGGCCCGTATGAAAGGCTTTGATTACTTCAATATTAAGATCCCTGGAATGAAAACCAGTTTAAATGATCTTTACTATAGCGCCGATTCGATCAGCGGATCATTAAAAGAGCTTGTCGCCTCTGATCATTCCGGGTTTATGATCAAGCAATTGAAGGGGGATTTTAAGTATACAAATACAGGTGCGGAGATCAAAAACCTGTACGCAGAAACACCACGTACCCTACTGCGTGATTACTTAAAAGTAACCTATCCATCTTTGGATATTATTGCCAAAAAGCCAGAGCTGATCTATGTCAATGCAACGATCAAAAAGAGCCACGTAGATATGCGCGACATCTACTATTTTGCTCCTTTTTTGGATACCATGCAGGTGATGAAACCATTAATGGACAAAAAGTTTAATATTGATGGCCGCGTTGTGGGCAAGGTAAATGATTTAAATATTCCGGCAATTGATTTCCAAACGCTGTCCAATACACGTGTCATTGCAAGTCTGCATTTAAAAGGGCTACCCAATGTCGATAAAATGTCAATGGATCTTAATTTAAAAAAGCTAACTACAGGTCGTTCGGATATCGAAAAGCTGGTTTCAAAAAAAATGCTGCCTAGCGGAATAGAGCTGCCCAATACGATCGGCCTTACCGGAACTTTTAGAGGGGGAATGAATGCCTTTAATACCAATCTTTCCTTAGTAACAGAAAAAGGAACCGCCAAGTTCAATGGTAAAGTAGGCATGATTGGCCGCGATACAACCTATGATGCATTTGTCAGTATTCGTGATTTTGACATTGGTAAGATTATGAAAATGGACAGCACATTGGGAATACTTTCCTTCGAAGGAAAAATTAAAGGCCATGGTACCGATCCCAAGAAGCTTGTAGCCAACTTCGATGGTAAAGTAAATCGGATGGATGCGATGGGTTATCGTTATCAGAATATAGACATGAACCTTACCGCAGACAATGGAGATATTAAAGCTTCTATTGTTAGTCCCGACCCTAATATTCAATTGAAGTTAAATGCAACGGCCAACATGAAGTCCAAATATCCACAGGTCGATTTCGAACTTATGGTGGATACCATTAATTTTAAAAATTTAAAATTAATGGACGACGAGTTCAAATATCATGGTAAACTTGTCGGAAACTTTAGTTCAGCTGATCCTAATTTCTTAAATGGAGAAGCGCATATTACCAATTCATCTATTGTTTACAATGATGCTTATTACTCGCTAGACAGCATTTCACTGATTGCAAAAGCGGATACGAGCCGCAACTTGCTGCTTTTAAAATCGGACTTTCTAAATGCCCACTTAGTCGGAAAATACAAAATTTTAGAATTGCAGAATGCAGTTCAAGACATTTTACAGGTATATTACCAACCAGGCAAAGCTGTTAAAGTTCCCAAATATGAGCCTCAGAATATTGAGTTTTCAGCCCAATTGACCAGAACTAAATTTATAAAGGATTTTCTTCCAGAACTAACGGAAATGTCTGATATTACGTTGGATGGTATGTTCAATAGTCAGTCAAAAACTATTCTTGCCAAATTGGATGCCCCTAAGATTATTTATAATGGTACCGAGATCAACAACGTTACCTTAGATATAAATACGCTCGATAGCACGCTCTACTATTCGGCCTTGATCAATAAAATCAAGGTGAGCAATATCGAGCTGGTGAATACAGTCTTCAGTGGTAAAGTCATTCAAAACAATTTGGATTTTGGCCTTTGGATTAAAGACAAGAAAGAGAAAGAGCAGTATCATTTGGGCGCCAATATGCGCGTTGATAATGGAGCATTTGTTTTTAGCCTACTTCAGGATGGCCTGATGCTGAACTACGACAAGTGGACGATAAATCCAAACAACGTGCTCAAATTTGGCAGTACGGGTATTCAGGCCAATGACTTTATTTTAAGTAATAAAGGACAAGAGCTGAGTATATCATCGCAGGATAGTGTGCTCAATTCGCCACTCAACATTGCCTTTAAAAATTTCCGCATTGAAACATTAAGCAAAATGCTTGAAAGTGAAACTGTCGATCTCGGCGGCGGGATTAATGGTCAGGCAACCATATCACGTTTGGAAAGTAGCCCTGTCTTTGTATCCGATCTTGTGATCGACAAATTCTATATTGGAAAAGATACTGTCGGGAATGTCAACATAAAAGTGAACAATGAAAAAGAAAACACGTATAATGCGAATATCAGTATCAGTGAAAATGGCAACAATGTGGTATTAAGTGGTGATTTTATCAATCCTCCACAGGGAGAGGCAAGCCTGGATTTCACCTTAGATATTGCGCCACTCTCCATGCAGACGGTTCAGGCATTCAGTTTGGGTTATCTAAAAGACTCGAAGGGAAATCTTGAAGGCCAGTTAAAAATAACGGGATCGCCATCCAAACCACTCATTAACGGCGATGTGAAGTTTAAAGATGCACAATTCAATATTGCGATGTTGAATGCACTTTTCAAAGCTAAAGATGAAACCATTCATCTGGATGAAAGGGGTATTACTTTCCCTAAATTTGCATTGGAAGACAAAAAAGGGAATATTGCCAAGGTAACGGGATCCATAGAAACCAAAACGTATACTGATTTTGATTTTAATCTCAATATCAATACGGACAATTTTGAGGTGCTCAATTCAACACAAAGCGACAACGATATGTTCTATGGTAAAATGTATCTTACCTCGAACCTTCGCATCCGGGGGAATCTTGATAAGCCTATCGTTGATGGTACAATCAAGGTATTAGATGATACCGATTTCACCTTTGTCATGCCAAACGAGGATCCGGGGATGGCCGATCGTAAAGGCGTTGTCGAATTTGTTGATAAGAGTGATACCACAAGAGCCAACGTATTTGCAAAATTAGATTCGATGACCGTAACCCGTCTGACGGGAATCGACGTAGATCTGAATCTTCAAACGGATAAAGATGCCAAATTTAAGATCCTCTTGGATGCCGGTTCACAGGATGCACTGAATATCCAAGGAGAAGCGGAACTGAATGCAGGCATTGATGCGAGCAGCAAAATTACCTTGTCAGGTACATTTACCGTAGACAAAGGAAGTTACTCATTCAGTTTTGGTCCCGTAAAAAAAGATTTTACATTCCGAAAAGGAAGTACGATCACCTGGAACGGAGATCCCCTGGATGCGCAGCTTAATATCACAGCGGCATACACAACCAAAGCTCCAACGCTGGAACTTGTAGCGACGCAACTGGGATCAGAAAACGCTAATTTATACAAGCAACGTATTCCTTTTAATGTCTTGTTGAAGATTACAGACAAATTGTTCCAACCGCAACTGAATTTTGATATCGACTTGGACGAAAACAACTCGGTTGTTTCCCAAGATGTGATCAGCAAAGTAAATAACGCATTGACCACCTTGCGTGAAAATCCATCTGAGCTGAACAAACAGGTCTTTTCACTCATCGTTTTAGGACGCTTTATGTCGACCAATCCATTTGAAAGTTTATCCGGTGGTGGTGGCACAGAAGCCATAGTCAGAAATAGCATAAGTTCATTCCTGAGCGGTCAATTGAACCGCCTAGCCTCCGAGCTTATCACCGGAGTAGAACTGGATTTCAACTTAACTTCGGAGGAAGATTATGCTACTGGAGCGGGCCAAACCCGAACAGATCTGAATATCGGTGTATCTAAAATGCTTTTAAATGATCGTCTAAAAATTACCGTCGGTTCTAATTTTGAAGTTGAAGGAAATACACGCCCCGGAGAAACCGCCAACAATATTGCTGGAGATATCCAATTGGATTATCAACTTTCGCAAGATGGTCGCTATTTTGCACGGGTATATCGTAAAAATCAATATCAGGTCACGCTCCAAGGCCAATATGTAGAAACGGGTATCGGATTTATCATCAATATGGATTACAACCGGTTTAAGGAAATCTGGATGAGTTCGAAAAAACTCAAAGAGTACTATGACACAAATAGCAAAGGTTTCAGAAAACGTTTTGATGTGGAACGTATGGAAACCGATTCAGTCTATCGTGATAGCGTACGCACAGTCATCAGAGATAGTTTAATGACCCATAGCCCTGAGTACAGAAAACGTATGGAGGAAAGAGAAAAAGAAAAACGTAAACAACAGTTGGACTCAACGAAACGTACGCCGAAAAGCGATAGTCCAAAATCAAACATAGATACCATCAGAACGACAGCTATAAAAAATGAAGATGAGGAAAGGAGTTATCATGCAAACTAA
- a CDS encoding DoxX family protein has product MKIFKNILCILFALLFINAGLDKLFHYMPTPPMDMDMKKVFEAFATIKWLMPLVGIIELLGGLLFIFPKTRTLGALVIFPILIGIFTHNMIFYSQMGLIIWAVLFIIWLWVVFENWGKYKKLME; this is encoded by the coding sequence ATGAAGATCTTTAAAAATATACTATGTATCCTATTCGCCTTGCTATTCATCAATGCGGGGCTGGATAAACTTTTTCATTATATGCCTACGCCACCAATGGATATGGACATGAAAAAGGTATTTGAGGCTTTTGCCACGATCAAATGGCTAATGCCACTGGTTGGAATCATCGAACTCTTGGGCGGTTTATTGTTTATTTTCCCAAAAACGAGAACACTGGGTGCACTGGTCATCTTCCCCATACTCATTGGTATTTTTACCCACAACATGATTTTTTATAGCCAAATGGGACTAATTATTTGGGCTGTACTTTTCATTATTTGGCTATGGGTGGTATTCGAAAACTGGGGCAAGTATAAAAAACTGATGGAATAA
- a CDS encoding DUF4342 domain-containing protein, with product MNNFIRANLNYIIMGFKETFQINGENLLQKIKEIIAEGNVSKISISDKHGKEIMSFPVTIGAIGLILAPVFAAIGAVAALLTECTITVERNTNKDEEDKEDNSTDPPTTITVK from the coding sequence ATGAATAACTTTATAAGAGCGAACTTAAATTATATCATTATGGGATTCAAAGAGACATTTCAGATTAACGGTGAAAACCTTTTACAAAAGATCAAAGAAATCATTGCTGAGGGCAATGTGAGCAAAATCAGCATCTCGGACAAACATGGCAAAGAAATCATGAGCTTTCCTGTCACTATTGGTGCAATAGGCTTGATCTTAGCACCTGTCTTTGCAGCAATTGGCGCTGTAGCCGCATTGCTTACAGAATGTACAATTACCGTAGAACGAAATACAAACAAAGACGAAGAAGACAAAGAAGATAACAGCACTGATCCACCTACAACGATAACCGTAAAATAA
- a CDS encoding valine--tRNA ligase — MSIAKTYNPKEAEEKWYSYWKANGFFRSTPDEREPYTIVMPPPNVTGVLHMGHMLNNTIQDVLIRRARMQGKNACWVPGTDHASIATEAKVVAMLKEQGIDKRSLSREDFLKHAWEWKEKYGGIILKQLEKLGASCDWDRTRFTMDPELYQSVIRVFVDLYHKGLIYRGYRMVNWDPEAKTNISDEEVIYKEKNGKLYHLKYQVEGTDQYIVVATTRPETIFGDTAVCINPNDERYTWLKGKQVIVPIVGRKVNIIEDEYVDLEFGTGCLKVTPAHDVNDYALGKKHNLEFVDIFTDEAKLNDNGLHYAGMDRFKVRKEIEKELEEKGLLEQVENYTNNVGTSERTGAVIEPKISNQWFLKMEDLAKPALDNVMDDTIKFHPTKFKNIYRNWMENVTDWNISRQLWWGHQIPAYFYGDGNEDFVVAQTVEEALVLAQEKSGNTTLQLTDLRQDEDVLDTWFSAWLWPISVFNGINEPENAEINYYYPTQDLVTAPDIIFFWVARMIVSGYEFRGQLPFENVYFTGIVRDKLGRKMSKSLGNSPDPIDLMNEYGADATRMGMLLTAPAGNDLPFDVELCVQGRNFANKIWNAFRLVKGWEITTTPASDSDKISASWFEARLNQALVDIEENFKHYRLSDALMTTYKLVWDDFCAWYLELVKPAYGSPISSETLATVKSFFQRILTLVHPFMPFLTEELWHDELFGVKDEKDCIIVAAYPTANDFDEQLIKDFAIAQQIISEVRNIRNSKGISPKVALPLAINQQSDVNLEQYIDIITKIANLEGVTFVSEKITGAASFLAGKDECYVTLENNIDADAERERIEKELEYLKGFLVSVDKKLSNERFVQNAKPEIVENEKSKKADAEAKIKILQESLTALG; from the coding sequence ATGAGCATAGCGAAAACTTACAATCCAAAAGAAGCTGAAGAAAAATGGTACAGCTATTGGAAAGCGAATGGATTTTTCCGTTCCACCCCGGACGAACGTGAACCTTACACGATTGTGATGCCTCCTCCGAATGTCACGGGAGTATTGCACATGGGGCATATGCTGAATAATACCATTCAGGACGTTTTGATTCGCCGCGCACGTATGCAGGGAAAAAACGCTTGTTGGGTACCGGGGACCGATCACGCCTCCATTGCCACTGAAGCTAAGGTCGTCGCTATGTTGAAAGAACAAGGAATTGACAAACGATCTTTATCACGTGAAGATTTCTTAAAACACGCTTGGGAATGGAAAGAAAAATACGGTGGTATTATTTTAAAACAGCTTGAAAAACTTGGCGCTTCCTGTGACTGGGATCGTACACGTTTTACCATGGATCCGGAGCTATATCAATCTGTTATCCGCGTATTTGTCGATTTATATCATAAAGGATTGATCTATCGTGGTTACCGTATGGTCAACTGGGATCCCGAAGCAAAAACAAATATCTCTGACGAAGAGGTTATTTATAAAGAGAAAAACGGCAAATTATATCACTTGAAATATCAGGTTGAGGGCACCGATCAATATATTGTTGTGGCGACGACCCGTCCTGAAACCATATTTGGTGATACAGCCGTGTGTATCAATCCCAATGATGAGCGCTACACCTGGTTAAAAGGAAAGCAAGTAATCGTGCCGATCGTTGGCAGAAAAGTGAACATCATTGAAGATGAATATGTCGATTTGGAGTTTGGTACAGGATGCCTTAAAGTTACTCCAGCGCACGATGTGAATGACTACGCACTAGGTAAAAAGCACAACCTGGAATTTGTCGACATCTTTACCGACGAAGCAAAACTAAACGACAATGGCCTGCATTACGCCGGCATGGATCGTTTTAAAGTCCGTAAGGAAATCGAGAAAGAGCTGGAGGAAAAAGGATTATTGGAGCAAGTTGAAAACTATACCAATAATGTTGGAACTTCCGAGCGAACAGGTGCTGTTATTGAGCCAAAAATCTCTAATCAGTGGTTCCTTAAGATGGAGGATCTTGCAAAACCGGCATTGGATAATGTTATGGATGATACCATTAAATTTCATCCAACGAAATTCAAAAATATTTACCGCAATTGGATGGAGAATGTTACCGACTGGAATATCTCAAGACAATTGTGGTGGGGACACCAGATACCGGCTTATTTCTATGGCGATGGAAACGAAGACTTTGTGGTTGCACAAACGGTTGAAGAGGCTCTTGTTTTAGCGCAGGAAAAATCAGGTAATACAACGCTTCAATTGACCGATCTACGTCAAGATGAGGATGTGCTAGATACTTGGTTTTCAGCTTGGCTATGGCCAATTTCGGTTTTCAATGGTATCAATGAACCAGAAAATGCAGAAATCAACTACTATTACCCTACGCAAGATTTAGTCACTGCCCCAGACATCATTTTCTTTTGGGTAGCACGTATGATCGTTTCAGGATATGAATTCCGCGGACAATTGCCTTTTGAAAATGTTTATTTCACGGGTATTGTACGCGACAAACTGGGCCGTAAAATGTCTAAATCACTGGGCAACTCTCCTGATCCGATTGATTTGATGAATGAATATGGTGCAGATGCTACGCGGATGGGCATGTTATTGACTGCTCCAGCAGGTAATGACCTTCCTTTTGATGTAGAACTTTGTGTACAGGGCCGTAATTTTGCTAATAAGATCTGGAACGCATTCCGCTTGGTTAAAGGCTGGGAAATTACAACTACTCCAGCTTCGGATTCAGATAAGATTTCGGCATCTTGGTTTGAAGCAAGGTTAAATCAAGCTCTGGTCGATATCGAAGAGAACTTCAAACACTATCGTTTATCAGATGCACTGATGACAACCTACAAATTGGTATGGGATGACTTCTGTGCCTGGTACCTTGAATTAGTGAAACCGGCTTATGGCTCCCCTATTTCTAGCGAAACCTTAGCAACAGTAAAATCTTTTTTCCAACGTATACTCACTTTAGTACATCCTTTCATGCCTTTCCTAACAGAAGAATTGTGGCATGACGAACTGTTCGGTGTGAAAGACGAGAAAGATTGCATTATCGTAGCCGCTTATCCTACAGCGAATGATTTTGATGAGCAACTGATAAAAGATTTCGCTATCGCTCAACAGATTATTTCGGAAGTTCGCAATATTCGCAATTCTAAAGGTATCTCCCCTAAAGTTGCTTTACCGTTAGCGATCAATCAACAATCGGACGTCAACCTGGAGCAATATATTGATATCATCACAAAGATTGCAAACTTGGAGGGTGTCACTTTTGTTTCCGAGAAAATAACTGGTGCAGCAAGTTTCCTTGCCGGCAAAGACGAATGTTATGTTACGTTGGAAAATAATATTGATGCGGATGCTGAACGTGAACGTATCGAGAAAGAATTGGAATACCTAAAAGGTTTTCTTGTATCTGTAGACAAAAAGCTTTCCAATGAACGGTTTGTGCAAAATGCTAAACCTGAAATTGTTGAAAACGAAAAAAGTAAAAAGGCTGATGCCGAAGCGAAGATTAAAATTCTTCAAGAAAGCTTAACAGCGTTAGGTTAA